Genomic segment of Ewingella sp. CoE-038-23:
CCGCCATGTCTGACGACGAACTGATGCAATCGCTCCAGTTGAAAACCCCGATGCCGATCTTAATCATTCGCCAAACCCTGTTCGATGGGCAAAACCGCCCCATCGAGTACAGTGAAAGCTTCTGTCGCAGCGACATGTACGAATTTATCAGCGAGGATTAATCCTCGCGGCTCATCTCATCGGCGAGCTGGGCCAGCGTCGGCGCACAGTCGCCGCCCGGCTTAGACACCACGTAGGCCGCCACGCAGTTCGCCAGCATCATGCTCTGCCAGTGACTTAATCCCAGGGATAGCCCCGCCAGCAGCCCGGCGCAGTGGCTGTCGCCCGCGCCAATGCTGTCCACCATGGTCACTTTGCGCGGCGCAATCCAGCCGTGGTCGCTTTCTCCGCCAAAGTAGTAACTCCCCTTCGCGCCGCAGCGCAGCACTACCAGTTCGCCGGTTTTGCCGTGCAGCTGGCGGCAGAAATGCTCTTCGTCGTCGCGATAGCCGAGCAGGCCCGCTTCGCGCTGATTGAGGGTCATGATCACCCCCGGACGCAGCAGCCCGTCGATGAACTCTGGCGACATGGTGTCGAGACGCGGGCCTAGGTCCAGCACCACGCGCACCTCGGCGGGCAGCGCCTGCATCCACGCCACCAGCACCCCGCCCTGTTTGGCGCCTAGCTGATAGCCGGAGAGATACACCAGCCCGCTGGTCGGCGTGCGGTTCTCCAGCCACGCGGTCTGCCACTGGTTCTCGACGCCGTCGATGGAGATAAAAGTGCGTTCACCGTCGGGTTCCACCAGCGCCAGGCACCAGCCGTTATCCGCGCCGCCGACCTGCAAGTCAGACTGAATGCCGCGCTGGGCCATTTCATCACGCAGGCGTGTGGCCCACATGCCCTCTCCCAGCGGCAGCAGGTTGTGGCTGTTGATCCCCAGCTGTTTCAGGCCGAGGGCGATATTCAGTGCACAGCCGCCGAGGTGAAACCCCGACACGCTGGCAGCGGTGTCGCCACCGCGCTCCGGCAGAGCATCGGCGTGCGCCACCATGTCCATTACCGCCGCGCCGACCACCGTCACCCGGCACTGCTGGTGCCAGTTCCCCTGCATCAGTGTGTGAAGCAGTTCGCCGTGCTGGTTGCTCATGCCGCCCCCTCAGCGCGCTGGCGGAAGCGCAGGAAGGCGCTGCTGTAGGTGGTCATATCCAGCGGATTGACGCGTTTTAATTCGGCAAGGTACTGCGCGTCGAAGGCGTCAATGCCCTGCAAGGCGCCGCAGATCGCCGTCGCCATTGCGCCGATGGTGTCGGTATCTCCACCCAAGTTGGCGCACAGCACGGCGCAGCGGTTCGGGCAGCCTTCGGCCAGTTCAACCATGGCGATTGCCGCCGGAACCGACTCAATGGTGCTCACTCCCGCGCCCACCAGTTGGTAAACCTGCTCGGAAGCCCGCTCGCTGCCGGTGGATTTCGCCACTACCTCCAGCGCCAACTCGATACGAGCGGCCAAAGAGGCGCTGAAGGTGGTGCTCTGGCGGGTCTGGGCGTATTTGGCAATGTCCGGCAACGCCAGTTTAATCTCCGCCCAGCTCGCTCCTTCAATTGCTTTGGACACCGCCCAGGCAATCACTACGGCACCGGCCACCGCGATATCAGACTTATGGGTCGGGCTGGAAGCCAGCCACACCTGTTGGCAGAAGTGCTCCAGCGGCGCAGAAGGCAGCACGCAGCCCAGTGGCGACACGCGCATCGCCGCGCCGTTGGTCACGCCGTTGTTCTCCAGCTCACTGATTGCCACGCCCTTCTTCTGCTCGGCCAGCGCCAGCTTCGAGCTTGGTCCCAGAATGTTTTTGTTAAAAGCGTCAAAGCCGTCCACCCAGCGAATGACGTTGCGGGCAATCAGCTCCGGCACCACTTCGCCATCGGCTTCAATCAGGGCATCGGCCAGCGCCAGCGCCATGGAAGTGTCGTCGGTAAACTGCGCGGCGGTGAAGTAGCAGGCAGCGTTGTTTTCAGCCGGGCCATCAAGAAAACGGTCAATCCAGCCAAAATGCTTTTTCACCCGTTCACGCGGCCAAAGCTCTGACGGCATACCCAAGGCGTCGCCCAGCATTTGCCCATAGAGCGCGCCAAGAATGCGGTTTTCGCGGGTTATCTGTTGCATCTGTTATCTCCATAAATAGGACCATTGGCGAGCAGCGCGCCCGCCAGAGAAATCATTAAAATCAAGAACGTGCCAGTGTTACCGGTTCAATCGTTTTGCTGCGCTCGCGGAAGAACAGCAGGAATAACAGCATCACCGCGACCACCATCGCCGCGCCAACGCCCCACACGGCGAACCAGTCGAAGGTCATGCCGTTGCGCGGCGTAGTCAGGGCGAAAGTGGTCATCGCGCGGCCCCCCAGCCAGTTGCCGATAAAGCTGCCCAGCCCTTGGCAAATCAGGGTGATCAGCCCCTGTGCCGCGGTGCGCATGTGCGCCGGGGCTTTTTTATCGACATAGATATAGCCGGTGACGAAATAGAAGTCGTAGCTCACGCCGTGCAGCAGGATGCCGAGGAACAGCATGCTGTAGCCCCACACGTCCTCGGTGCCGCCGTAGATAAAGAAGATGTAGCGAATGGCCGCCGTGATGAAGCCGAGCATCAGCACCTTCTTAATGCCGAAGCGTTTGAGCAGCAGCGGCAAGGCCAGCAGTGCAAAAATCTCCGAAACCTGACCCAGCGTCATCCAGCCGGTGGCTTCATTCAGCCCGACCTGCGTCAGATAGCCGTTGGCGAACTGGTAGTAAAACGCCAGCGGCATGCAGAACAGGAAGGAGCACAGCGCGAAAATCGCGAAAGAACGGTCTTTCAGCATCGCCAGCGCATTCAGGCCAAACAGCGCCTTGATATCCACCGGGCCACTGCCCTTGGCCGGCGTATCCGGCAGCCAGAAGCTATAAAGCCCCAGCGCGATAGAGGCCGCGGCGGTCAGCCACAGCGGCAGGTTGGTATCAGAGATATTGCCCATACCGAGCATCGGTGGCAGGACAAAACCGATGAACAGGCCCGAGGCAATCCAGCCCAAGGTGCCCAGCACGCGGATGCGCGGGAACTCTTTTTCGGGGTCGCCAATATTGGCGAACGCGATGCTATTAGTCAGCGCCACGGTAGGCATGTAGGTGATGGCATAGACCACCAGCAGCGGGAAGAAAGAGGAGAATTGGGTTTGCAGCGCGATGAAACACATCAACGCGCCCCCTGCCAATAAGAGCCAGGCGAGAACCTTTTGCGCGGCAAAATAGCGGTCAGCGATAACCCCTACCAATACCGGCGAGAGAATAGCGGCGATGGCGGTGCTGCTATAAGACCAGGCGATTTCAGATGGGCTAAAGCCCAGTTTATTGAGGTATTGCCAGAGAGGCACAAACCACGCCCCCCAGATAAACCATTCAATAAACATCATGACGGACAGCTTCAGATGGGTACGTTTCATTATTATATCCTTGCTGAATGAGACACCTTTAGCACGAATCTCAGGTCGGCTACAGGCAGATAAAGGCATCTATCAGATACCTTTATAATACCTTAATAATACATTTAAAATCTTACCGCGATCTTTCTCACATTTCCTGTCATCACTCCTGAGGGGCGTTTATAATTGGTTTAGCTTTCATTTAAGTTACCCCCCGTCGTGTTTATCTGGCGTTGAAGCAAATGTTTCTGGATACGTTAGAGTTGTGTCACGATTTATCCTCGAGATTTCAGCCAAATGGGCGTAACAATGCCTCTTACTCGCGCTAACAACCTCGGGATCACTATGCAAATATTGGCCGGGGTTCGTTGTACCCTGCATTAAAAAGGAGTTGTTATGCGAATTCTGGTTGTCGAAGACAATGCGCTGCTGCGCCATCACCTCTCGGTGCAAATGCGCGAAATGGGCCATCAGGTTGATGCTGCTGAAGACGCCAAGGAAGCCGACTACTTTTTGCAGGAACACGCGCCGGACATCGCCATCGTTGACCTCGGCCTGCCCGGTGAAGATGGCCTGAGCCTGATCCAACGCTGGCGTAGTCATCAGGCAAAATTGCCGATTCTGGTGCTGACCGCCCGCGAAAGCTGGCAGGACAAAGTGGCCGTGCTGGAAGCGGGTGCTGACGATTACGTCACCAAACCTTTCCATTTGGAAGAGGTTATCGCCCGCATGCAGGCACTGATGCGCCGCAACAGCGGCCTGGCGTCACAGGTGATCACCCTCGCACCTTTCCAGATTGACCTGTCGCGCCGCGAACTCACCGTCAGCGAACAGCCGGTCAAGCTGACCGCCTTTGAGTACACCATCATTGAAACCCTGATCCGCAATGCCGGTAAAGTGGTCAGCAAGGACTCCCTGATGCTGCAATTGTATCCTGATGCCGAGCTGCGCGAGAGCCACACCGTTGACGTATTGATGGGCCGTTTACGCAAAAAATTGCAGGCTGAATATCCTACCGACGTGATAACCACCGTGCGCGGTCAGGGTTATCGTTTCGACATTCGTCCGTAACGCCGTCGAGCACACTTTTATGAGATTTCGCAAAGGAAAGCCCTTCTCACTGCGCTCGCGTTTTATGGTCGCCACCGCTGGCGTGGTGCTGGCGCTGTCACTGGCTTACGGGCTGGTGGCGGTGGTCGGCTATATGGTCAGCTTCGACAAAACCGCCTACCGCCTGCTGCGCGGTGAAAGTAATCTGTTCTTCAGCCTTGCCCAGTGGCGCGATAACAAGCTGACAATCAATGTGCCGCCAGATTTGGATCTCAACTCGCCAACCTTAGTCTTTATCTATGACGACAAAGGCAACCTGCTGTGGGCCCAGCGCCGCGTGCCGGAGCTTGAGACACATATCGACAAAGAGTGGATGAACAAGCCCGGTTTCTACGAAATCGACACGGACACCCAGGTCAGTAGCGAGGTCATTGGCGATAATCAACAAGCCAAAGACAAGCTGAAAAATTATGACGACACTGACGCCAACGCCCTCACCCACTCCATTGCGGTAAATACCTACTCGGCCACCTCGCGCCTGCCCGCGCTGAATATCGTGGTGGTAGATACCATCCCGCAAGAGCTACAGCGTTCCGATTTGGTGTGGGAGTGGTTCAGCTATGTGCTGATCGCCAACTTGCTGCTGGTTATCCCGCTGCTGTGGCTGGCGGCCTACTGGAGCCTGCGGCCCATTAAGGCGCTGATCCGGCAAGTGGCTGAGCTGGAAACCCACGAGCGCGAAGCCTTGGATGAAAACCCGCCGAGCGAGTTGAAAGGCTTGGTGCGCAATCTTAATACTCTGCTGCACGGCGAGCGCGAACGCTATGACCGCTATCGCACTACGCTGGCGGATTTGACCCACAGCCTGAAGACGCCGCTGGCAGTGTTGCAGTCCACGCTGCGCTCTCTGCGTAACGGCAAACAGATGACTATTGAACAAGCAGAACCCGTGATGTTGGAGCAAATTAGCCGCATTTCGCAGCAAATTGGCTACTATTTGCATCGCGCTACGCTGCGTTCCGAGCACAACATTTTGGTGCGCGAAGTGCATTCGGTGCCGGGCCTGCTTGACAGTTTATGTTCCGCCTTGAATAAGGTGTATCAGCGCAAAGGCGTGGTGCTGACGCTGGATATTTCGCCAGAAATCACCTTTATTGGCGAGAAAAATGACTTTATCGAAGTGATGGGTAATGTCATCGATAACGCCTGCAAATACTGTCTGGAATTTGTAGAGATCAGCGCCGTGTATGCCGAAAAACAGCTGGTGATCCTGATTGAAGATGACGGTCCCGGCATTCCAGAAAGCAAACGCGAAGTGATTTTCCAGCGCGGCCAGCGCGCTGATACGCTGCGCCCCGGCCAAGGTTTAGGCTTATCCCTGGCCAGTGAAATTATTGAGCAATATGACGGCCAGATTATTATTGGCGACAGCCCACTCGGCGGTGCCAGCATGCGGGTTTGTTTCGGTAAGCAGCACGACGTGGACAACGATTAAGCTTTCCCCCGGCAATTCGTCCGAGTTGCCGGTTATTAATGAAATTTGCAGGCGATTGCCCAATGCAGCCGCCTCGCCTTCCGTTATAATCCTCTCAGTGACTCTCATTTACGCCATGGAAAACATTTATGGATTATCAACTCGACTTGGACTGGAATGACTTTTTGCAGCGTTATTGGCAAAAACGTCCGGTGGTTCTTAAACGTGGCTTCAAAAACTTCATCGACCCTATCTCTCCAGACGAACTGGCCGGACTGGCGATGGAGAACGAAGTCGACAGCCGTCTGGTCAGTCATGAAGACGGTCGCTGGCAGGTCAGCCACGGGCCTTTCGAAAGCTATGATCACCTGGGTGAAAATAACTGGTCGATTCTGGTTCAGGCGGTTGATCATTGGCATGAGCCCTCTTCCCACCTGATGCGTCCTTTCCGCCATATTCCTGACTGGCGTATGGATGACCTGATGATCTCCTATTCAGTGCCGGGCGGCGGCGTTGGCCCGCATCTGGACCAGTATGACGTGTTTATCATTCAGGGTACCGGCCGCCGTCGCTGGCGCGTTGGGGAGAAAATCCCCATGAAACAGCACTGCCCGCACCCGGATTTGCTTCAGGTTGAGCCGTTCGAAGCCATTATTGATGAAGAGCTGGAGCCGGGCGATATCGTCTATATTCCGCCGGGCTTCCCGCACGAAGGCTACTCGCTGGAACATGCCCTGAACTACTCGGTCGGTTTCCGCGCGCCGAACGCCCGCGAAATGCTCAGCGGCTTTGCCGACTATGTGCTCTCCCGCGAGCTTGGTAGTAAGCGTTATGGCGATCCGGAGCTGGTTGAGCGCGAGCACCCGGCGCAAATCCTGCCAAACGAGCTGGACGGTCTGCGCAATATGATGCTGGAGCTGGCGGGCGACCCCGAGCACTTCAACAGCTGGTTTGGCGAGTTTATCTCCCAGTCGCGCCACGAGCTTGACTTAGCGCCGCCGGAGCCGCCTTATCAGGCCGGTGAAATTTATGAGCTGCTGGAATCGGGCGAAACCTTGCAGCGCCTCGGCGGCCTGCGCGTGTTGCGCATCGGCGACGTGTGCTACGTCAATGGCGAAGCTATCACCACGGAGCAAGTTGCCGCCGCTGACGCCTTAACGCGTCACCTGACGGTAACTCGCGAGATGCTAGGCGACGCGCTGGATGACCCGTCATTCCTCGCATTGATCTCTGCTTTGGTTAACAGCGGCTACTGGTACTTCAATGATTAATCGTTGAAGTTAGCCATATAAAAAAGGGTGCGTATCCTCGCGGAGCGCACCCTTTTTGTTTCGCCCTGCTGAAAAGCAGAGTTAGCTTTTGGCGTTCTTGGCCGTCAGTTCGGCAATACGCATCACCACGCTGACCGCCTTCTCCATCCCCTCCAGCGTGACAAACTCATGCTTGCCGTGGAAGTTGTAGCCGCCGGTGAAAATGTTCGGGCAAGGCAGGCCGCGGAAGGAGAGCTGCGCGCCGTCGGTGCCGCCGCGAATTGGCTTCATCAGCGGTTCGATTTCACAATCAATCATCGCCTGTTTGGCAATTTCAATGATGTGTGGATGCTGCGCCACTTTGTCGCGCATATTGTAATAATGGTCATCAAGAGTCACCTCGATATAGCAGTCGCGGTGCAGCCCTTCGCCCACCAGATGAGCGATATCGATGATTTTCTGCTTACGCGCTTCAAAGTTCGCCTGATCGAAATCGCGAATAATGTAGTGCATTTCGGCGCGTTCGACCGAGCCTTTCATCGACGTCAGATGGTAGAAACCTTCGTAACCTTCTGTTTTTTCAGGTGTTTCATCAGCTGGCAGTTCGGCATGAATTCGTACCGCCAGCGACAAGGCGTTGACCATCACCCCTTTGGCGCTGCCGGGATGGACATTATTACCGACAATTTTGATGGTCGCCGAGGCGGCGTTGAAATTCTCAAACTCCAGCTCCCCGACGCCACCGCCGTCCACGGTGTATGCCCATTGGGCGGCAAAAGCCGGGACGTCGAAAGACTGCGCGCCCTTGCCGATCTCTTCGTCTGGGGTAAAAGCAATGCGCAGCGGCCCGTGCGGGATCGCGCTATTTTTCAGACGCGCCATGGCGGTAACGATAGTGGCGATGCCTGCTTTATCATCCGAGCCGAGCAGGGTTTTGCCATCGGTGGTGATCAGCGTCTGGCCCAGCAGCTGGTGTAGCACCGGGAACATCACCGGCGAAAGCACTTCGTCGCCGTTACCCAGCGCAATATCACCACCGCGATAATTTTCAACAATTTGAGGATTGACGTGCTTCGCCGTGAAATCCGGCGCCGTGTCTAAATGAGAGATAAAGCCGATAGTCGGCACAGGCCAGTCGACATTGCCAGGCAAGGTTGCCATCACGCAGCCTTTGTCACTGAGCGTGACCTGATCAAGGCCGAGTGCAATCAATTCTTTCTGAAGTTCACGCGCCAGCTTCAACTGCCCTTCCGTGCTAGGCGTGTGTCGAACGTTGACCTTCGATTGGGTATCAAACGAAACGTAGTGTAAGAAACGATCAAGCAACTTATCCATAATTAGGTATCCTCTAGCGACCGAGTTTTATTATGCGCAGCATGAATACCTCGGATATTGCGTCAGGTCAGTTTTCACCGAGTTTAGCCAATGAAGTCTTCTGCTCAGACGCAATTTTAGCAAAATGGAATGACAGACGAAAAAAAGCCCGGCTAGCGCCAGGCGTTTTCTTGTTTGGTCAGGAAGGCATGAATAAACTCAGGCACCACCTGACTGGCAAGGCCATACTTGCGTTCATCAAACTGGCTCTCCACCTGACTTGGCTCGAGATTCAGCTCAATGGTGTAAGCCCCGCCCATCTTGGCTTCGTGGACAAATCCCGCCGCCGGATAGACATGGCCCGAAGTGCCAATAGCGATAAAGAAATCCGCTTTCGCCAGCGCCTGATAAATCTCATCCATGCCAATAGGCATTTCGCCGAACCACACCACGTGCGGGCGCAGCGGCGCGGGGAACTGGCAACAGTGGCATTTGTCATTCACCGACAGGTCGCCCGGCCAGTCGAACACTTGACCGGAGTGGGTACAGCGCACTTTGAGCAATTCACCGTGCATATGCATCACGCGCTTGTTTCCGGCGCGCTCGTGCAGGTTATCGATGTTCTGCGTCACCAGCATAAAGTTATCGCCCAGCGCGTCTTCGAGCGTGGCTAAAGCGTGATGCGCCGCGTTGGGCTCAATCTCGGCGTTTTGCAACTGCTGGCGGCGAGCGTTGTAGAACGCCTGCACCAGTTCAGGATCGTTGCGATAGCCTTCCGGCGTCGCCACGTCCTCGACCTTGTGCTCTTCCCACAGGCCGTCGGCGGCGCGAAAGGTGCGGATGCCAGACTCAGCGGAGATCCCCGCCCCGGTCAGCACCACAACAAAAGGCCGCTTCAGCGATGCGGCGGCCATATTGTCTCGATGGAAAATATTTGAGCGAAAACGTTGGTGCCGTATGCGCTTGTTTTTGCGAAATCGACACAGACGATGGCGTGTGCGCATATGTGCTCCTGCTCTTGGAAACTTAGGTAAATCTTCTAACGCCTACTTTTAACAGTAGACGTCTTGGTATTACTGTCCGCCACTCAACACGCGCGCAGGATCTATCCGGCTGGCTCGTCTCGCTGGATACCAACTGGCCAGCAGGCTCAGTACCAGTGCGGTAAACAGTACGCCCGCTACGTCAATCCAGTGTAGCTCCGACGGTAAAAAGTCGATGAAATAGATATCGCCTGACAGGAACTTATGCCCGGTGAAGCTCTGCAATGCATTAATGATGTTGGTCAGTTGGAAGGAGGCGATAACCCCCACCACCACGCCAACGATGCTGCCCACCAGCCCGGAAAGTAAACCGTACCAGATGAACACCGCGCGAATAAGCCCGTCTTTGGCACCCAGCGTGCGCAAAATCGCAATATCGCTACTTTTATCTTTTACCGCCATCACCAGCGTAGACACGATATTGAAACATGCCACTCCGATGACTAACACCATCGCCATATACATAATGGCGCGAACCATCTGAATATCGCGATACATGTAGCCGTAAGTGCCAATCCAACTGCTGATGTAGACATAAGCGTGGGTCACTTCGCCCGCATCTCGCACCAGCTTTTGCGCGGCAAATACGTCATTAACTTTGATATCAATCCCGGTGACGCTGCTGCCCATTTCCTGATACTGCTGGGCATCCGCCAGCGGCACCATGGCAAAGCTGTGGTCCAGCTGGCCGCTGAGTTGCAGGATACCGGTAACGTGCAGGCGAATGCGCTTAGGCTGCAACAGCTTCATTTCAGGGTCGCTGTTCGGCACCATCACGGTGACCCAGTCATCCTGCTTCACGCCAATGGCATCCGCCACGCCTTTACCCAGAATCAGCTGCTGTTCACCGGCTTTAAAGTTTTTCCAGGCATCGCCCTGCACGAAGTTTGGCGCAGCGCTGACGCGTGATTCCTGCTGCGGATCCACCCCTTTCAGCTTGATGGCGCGCAGCTTAGCGCCGTGCTCAATCAGGCCGTTAAATTCAATATAAGGGGCGGCGGCGGCAATGCCGGGCACTTTTTCTACGCGCTCCAGCACGCCCTGCCAGCCATTGAAAGGCTGATTAACCGGGCGAATTTCACCATGCGGCACCACGGCAAGAACGCGCTCTTTTAGCTCACGTTCAAAGCCGTTCATCGCGCTTAGACCGACGATCAGCACTGCCACGCCAAGGGCGATACCCAGCGTGGAGATAACCGAAATCAGCGACACCATGCCGCTACGGCGACGCCCGCGACTAAAACGCAGGCCAATTAATAGAGAAAAGGGAATAGCTGACATTACTTCGCTCCCAGCAGGGTCGAGTCCTGTTGCAGCTTGCCGTCACGCATCTCCAACTGGCGATTCATCCGTTTCGCCAGTTGCAGGTCATGGGTGACCACCAGAAACGCCGTGCCCTGACGGACATTCAGCTCGCCGAGCAGGTCGAAGATACTATCAGCGTTTTTCTGGTCGAGGTTACCGGTTGGCTCATCGGCCAGCACCAGCGACGGGCTGTTAACCAGCGCGCGGGCAATGGCGACGCGCTGACGCTCACCGCCGGACAGTTCGGACGGGCGGTGTTTGCTGCGGTGCTGTAAGCCCACCGCCGCCAGCATCGCCATGGCTTTCTCTTCCACTTCGGCCTTCTTGCCTTTGCCAATCAGCAGCGGCATGGCCACGTTTTCCAACGCAGTGAAGTCCGGCAGCAGGTGGTGGAACTGATAGATAAAGCCCAGCTCGCGGTTACGCAGCTCGGCCTTGGCGGCAGAAGACATGGTGTTAAGCGAGGTGTTTTTGAATACCACGTCACCCGAGGTTGGCGAGTCTAGCCCGCCCAGCAGGTGCAGCAAGGTACTTTTACCCGATCCCGAACTGCCGACGATGGCCATCATTTCGCCCTGTTGAATGGCGAAAGAGACATCGCGCAGCACGTCGGTGTGCATTTTGCCTTCCTGATAGGTCTTACAGAGGTTTTCGCACTGCAATAAGATTCCGCCCTGCGACGATAAAATGTTACTCATAACGTAAAGCCTCTGCGGGTTGGGCGGCAGCTGCGCGCCACGAAGGGTAAAGCGTAGACAGTAGAGCGATGACCATGGCGACCAGCGCGATGACCACGACTTGCATAGGTTCGATATCGACCGGCAGTGAGCCGCCGTCCAGCATCAGGCCAAGAGCTGGCATAATGGTGTTGAGCTGGGTCGCCAGCACCACGCCAAGCACGGCACCGAGCAGCGCGCCGATGATCCCGGCACTCGCGCCCTGCACCATAAATAGCGCCATAATCTGGCGACGGGTCAGACCCTGAGTTTTCAGAATCGCCACTTCGCCCTGCTTCTCCATCACCAGCAGGCCGAGAGAAGTAATGATGTTAAACGCGGCGACTGCCACAATCAGGCTGAGCAGCAGGCCCATCATGTTCTTCTCCATGCGCACGGCCTGGAACAGCTCGCCGCGACGCTCGCGCCAATCTTTCCACTCGGTGCCCTGCGGCAAGGTTTGGGTGCTCAGGTTATCCACATCCAACGGCTGGTTGAGGTAAAGACGCCAGCCGGTCACGTTGCCTTTCGGATAGAGCATCAGGCGCGAGGCATCCTGCTGGTTAACCAGCATCTGGTAGCCATCTACTTCACTGTTCGCAGCAAAAGTGCCCGCCACGGTAAACAGGCGCTGGCTTGGAATGCGACCCATCGGCGTGAACTGGCTGACGCTGGTGACCATCAGGCGCAGCTGGTCGCCGCGTTTCACTTTCAACTGTTGTGCCAGCTGATCGCCAAGAATGATGTTGTACTGACCGGGTTGCAGCACCTGTTGATTGACCGCCACCATGTAGTTCGACAGCGGATCTTTTTCCTCAGGATTGACTCCGAGCATCACGCCAACGGCGACGCTACCCGGGCTTTGCAGCACCACATCGCCAGTGGTGAAAGGCACGGCGCGGTTAACGCCTTTCAGTCCGGCGACGGCGTCATGGTTGATTTTCTGCGGATCCAGCGAACCCTGTGCTGTGGTGACTAACGCCTGAGGCATCAGACCCAGAATGTTGTTTTCCAGATCCTTCTCAAAACCGTTCATAACCGACAAGACAGTGACCAGTGCCATCACCCCGAGGGTGATACCAATAGTAGAAAGCCAGGAGACAAACCGCCCAAAGCGGTCTGAAGCACGTCCGCGCATATAGCGCAGACCTATGAATAACGCGACAGGTTGATACATGACATCCGTATTAAGTGCGTGGCGAAGACAAAAGTTGTCAAGGATAATAAAGGCTCGCTTGGCTTTATGGAACCATAATACCTAAAGTAATCGGTTAAACCTTTAAGCTTTCTGCCCAAAATAATTCGGGTTGACCCCGATTAGGAGCACGTCGCAAGATACGCTCTGTAAATCAGGTCCCTATGGCCGCCGACAACGAGATAACAACACTGCCTATGCCTCAAGATCATCGTTATTCTTTGCCTGAACGCGCTGGTGACACCCGAGTTCTGGGCCAACTGACTGGCTCAGCCTGCGCGCTGGAATGTGCCGACATCAGCGAGCGCCATGCAGGTCCGGTGATGCTTATTGCGCCCGACATGCAAAATGCCCTGCGCCTGCGCGATGAAATTCAGCAGTTCACCGACCTGAAAGTGATCAATATTTCCGACTGGGAAACGCTGCCATACGACAGCTTCTCGCCGCATCAGGAGATAATCTCCTCGCGCCTTTCCAGCCTGTACCAGCTGCCGACCCTCGAACGCGGCATCATTATTCTGCCGGTCAACACGCTGATGCAGCGGGTTTGCCCGCACGAA
This window contains:
- a CDS encoding ribosomal protein uL16 3-hydroxylase encodes the protein MDYQLDLDWNDFLQRYWQKRPVVLKRGFKNFIDPISPDELAGLAMENEVDSRLVSHEDGRWQVSHGPFESYDHLGENNWSILVQAVDHWHEPSSHLMRPFRHIPDWRMDDLMISYSVPGGGVGPHLDQYDVFIIQGTGRRRWRVGEKIPMKQHCPHPDLLQVEPFEAIIDEELEPGDIVYIPPGFPHEGYSLEHALNYSVGFRAPNAREMLSGFADYVLSRELGSKRYGDPELVEREHPAQILPNELDGLRNMMLELAGDPEHFNSWFGEFISQSRHELDLAPPEPPYQAGEIYELLESGETLQRLGGLRVLRIGDVCYVNGEAITTEQVAAADALTRHLTVTREMLGDALDDPSFLALISALVNSGYWYFND
- the phoP gene encoding two-component system response regulator PhoP, producing MRILVVEDNALLRHHLSVQMREMGHQVDAAEDAKEADYFLQEHAPDIAIVDLGLPGEDGLSLIQRWRSHQAKLPILVLTARESWQDKVAVLEAGADDYVTKPFHLEEVIARMQALMRRNSGLASQVITLAPFQIDLSRRELTVSEQPVKLTAFEYTIIETLIRNAGKVVSKDSLMLQLYPDAELRESHTVDVLMGRLRKKLQAEYPTDVITTVRGQGYRFDIRP
- a CDS encoding ADP-ribosylglycohydrolase family protein encodes the protein MQQITRENRILGALYGQMLGDALGMPSELWPRERVKKHFGWIDRFLDGPAENNAACYFTAAQFTDDTSMALALADALIEADGEVVPELIARNVIRWVDGFDAFNKNILGPSSKLALAEQKKGVAISELENNGVTNGAAMRVSPLGCVLPSAPLEHFCQQVWLASSPTHKSDIAVAGAVVIAWAVSKAIEGASWAEIKLALPDIAKYAQTRQSTTFSASLAARIELALEVVAKSTGSERASEQVYQLVGAGVSTIESVPAAIAMVELAEGCPNRCAVLCANLGGDTDTIGAMATAICGALQGIDAFDAQYLAELKRVNPLDMTTYSSAFLRFRQRAEGAA
- a CDS encoding PfkB family carbohydrate kinase, whose protein sequence is MSNQHGELLHTLMQGNWHQQCRVTVVGAAVMDMVAHADALPERGGDTAASVSGFHLGGCALNIALGLKQLGINSHNLLPLGEGMWATRLRDEMAQRGIQSDLQVGGADNGWCLALVEPDGERTFISIDGVENQWQTAWLENRTPTSGLVYLSGYQLGAKQGGVLVAWMQALPAEVRVVLDLGPRLDTMSPEFIDGLLRPGVIMTLNQREAGLLGYRDDEEHFCRQLHGKTGELVVLRCGAKGSYYFGGESDHGWIAPRKVTMVDSIGAGDSHCAGLLAGLSLGLSHWQSMMLANCVAAYVVSKPGGDCAPTLAQLADEMSRED
- the phoQ gene encoding two-component system sensor histidine kinase PhoQ codes for the protein MRFRKGKPFSLRSRFMVATAGVVLALSLAYGLVAVVGYMVSFDKTAYRLLRGESNLFFSLAQWRDNKLTINVPPDLDLNSPTLVFIYDDKGNLLWAQRRVPELETHIDKEWMNKPGFYEIDTDTQVSSEVIGDNQQAKDKLKNYDDTDANALTHSIAVNTYSATSRLPALNIVVVDTIPQELQRSDLVWEWFSYVLIANLLLVIPLLWLAAYWSLRPIKALIRQVAELETHEREALDENPPSELKGLVRNLNTLLHGERERYDRYRTTLADLTHSLKTPLAVLQSTLRSLRNGKQMTIEQAEPVMLEQISRISQQIGYYLHRATLRSEHNILVREVHSVPGLLDSLCSALNKVYQRKGVVLTLDISPEITFIGEKNDFIEVMGNVIDNACKYCLEFVEISAVYAEKQLVILIEDDGPGIPESKREVIFQRGQRADTLRPGQGLGLSLASEIIEQYDGQIIIGDSPLGGASMRVCFGKQHDVDND
- a CDS encoding nucleoside permease, with the protein product MKRTHLKLSVMMFIEWFIWGAWFVPLWQYLNKLGFSPSEIAWSYSSTAIAAILSPVLVGVIADRYFAAQKVLAWLLLAGGALMCFIALQTQFSSFFPLLVVYAITYMPTVALTNSIAFANIGDPEKEFPRIRVLGTLGWIASGLFIGFVLPPMLGMGNISDTNLPLWLTAAASIALGLYSFWLPDTPAKGSGPVDIKALFGLNALAMLKDRSFAIFALCSFLFCMPLAFYYQFANGYLTQVGLNEATGWMTLGQVSEIFALLALPLLLKRFGIKKVLMLGFITAAIRYIFFIYGGTEDVWGYSMLFLGILLHGVSYDFYFVTGYIYVDKKAPAHMRTAAQGLITLICQGLGSFIGNWLGGRAMTTFALTTPRNGMTFDWFAVWGVGAAMVVAVMLLFLLFFRERSKTIEPVTLARS